Proteins encoded by one window of Rutidosis leptorrhynchoides isolate AG116_Rl617_1_P2 chromosome 7, CSIRO_AGI_Rlap_v1, whole genome shotgun sequence:
- the LOC139859719 gene encoding uncharacterized protein, whose product MRKLMLVMIVCCTGKKTRTKLSDVCQTSRYKQINNDSENESTTEADNDGDYKAKKVGAKVLRYFPFIPRLQRLFMSPKTAGSMRWHEESRTKDGRLRHPADSPAWKTFDYENSEFAKEPRNVRLGLVSDGFSPFGNMSVSHTTWPVVLMPYNLPPWLCMKKPFLFLSLLILGPSAPGKNIDVYMQPLVDELKELWDNGVNTYETRSTRLSNSHKEIFMAHRHWLELLHPFRMDKDSFNGTEEREGPPRSLTGGQVLAELKGFEIKFGKLVKHNPSLPYNWKKRSIFFQLPYWKNNLIRHNIDVMHTEKNVCYSLIGTLMNIDGKTKDHLKGRRDLEEMGIRHELHPEPLSNGKVYLPPACFEMDKKEKENFCNVLKEVKVPDGYSANISRCIQVKPTPKMLGLKSHNNHILMQQLFPVAIRNILPKHVRSVIMTLCRYYRQLCSKVLNPNDLFNMEKDIEKILCDLERIFPPSFFDVMIHLSVHLASEARLGGPVHYRWMYLASDVETIHNKTSRNHDDGCDDTVLPIFCMPGRPIGATNVVKLGYDTLAIAHSHVLFNCSEIDFLRTEHLNILSHQNLKKRKCDIQHLHSQEFKEWLDDITEPNLLLYKQIASNQVDEDMTSRDNRITSDIETLENGPSEVVKKYKGYIINGFRFHIKDVEKNGTTQNSRVIL is encoded by the exons ATGAGAAAATTGATGCTTGTGATGATTGTATGTTGTACTGGAAAGAAAACAAGGACAAAATTAAGTGACGTATGTCAGACCTCAAGATATAAACAAATTAATAATGATTCTGAAAATGAGTCAACCACGGAAGCTGATAATGATGGTGATTATAAAGCTAAGAAGGTTGGAGCAAAAGTGTTGCGTTATTTTCCATTCATACCACGCTTGCAAAGATTGTTTATGTCGCCTAAAACGGCCGGGTCGATGAGATGGCATGAAGAGAGTCGTACGAAAGATGGTAGATTAAGACATCCCGCAGATTCACCAGCCTGGAAAACATTCGATTATGAGAATAGTGAATTTGCTAAAGAACCTCGTAATGTGAGGCTTGGTTTGGTGAGTGATGGGTTTAGCCCTTTTGGAAACATGAGTGTTTCACATACTACATGGCCTGTTGTTTTGATGCCATATAATCTACCTCCATGGTTGTGCATGAAAAAACCTTTTTTATTCCTAAGTTTACTTATACTCGGTCCATCTGCTCCAGGTAAAAATATAGATGTCTATATGCAACCTCTAGTTGATGAGTTGAAAGAGTTGTGGGATAATGGAGTTAATACTTATGAAACCAGATCAACACGGTTATCAAACTCCCACAAAGAAATCTTCATGGCACATCGTCACTGGTTAGAATTGTTGCATCCTTTCCGTATGGATAAAGATTCTTTTAATGGCACAGAAGAACGTGAAGGGCCACCGCGTAGCTTAACAGGGGGACAAGTGCTTGCGGAGCTAAAAGGTTTTGAAATAAAATTTGGAAAACTTGTGAAGCATAACCCATCCTTACCATATAATTGGAAGAAGAGAAGTATTTTTTTTCAGTTACCATACTGGAAAAATAACTTAATACGTCATAATATAGACGTAATGCATACTGAAAAGAATGTATGTTACAGTCTCATTGGAACGTTAATGAATATAGATGGAAAGACCAAGGATCATTTAAAAGGACGTCGTGATTTGGAAGAAATGGGTATTAGACATGAACTTCATCCAGAACCTTTATCAAATGGCAAAGTGTATTTGCCTCCTGCATGTTTCGAAAtggataaaaaagaaaaagaaaattttTGTAATGTGCTAAAAGAGGTGAAAGTGCCAGATGGTTATTCTGCTAATATTTCTAGATGCATTCAGGTAAAACCTACTCCAAAAATGTTAGGCCTAAAAAGTCACAATAATCATATTCTGATGCAGCAGTTGTTTCCCGTGGCAATAAGAAATATTTTACCGAAGCATGTGCGTTCTGTTATCATGACGTTATGTCGGTACTACAGACAATTATGCTCAAAAGTTCTTAATCCTAATGATTTATTTAACATGGAAAAAGATATTGAAAAaatactttgtgatttagaaaggaTTTTTCCACCATCATTTTTTGACGTCATGATTCATCTATCGGTTCATCTAGCTTCAGAGGCCAGATTAGGGGGACCTGTTCATTACCGTTGGAT GTATTTAG CCAGTGATGTCGAGACCATACATAATAAGACTAGCCGAAATCATGATGATGGTTGTGATGATACTGTCTTACCAATATTTTGTATGCCTGGTCGACCAATTGGTGCAACAAACGTAGTAAAACTTGGCTATGACACTTTGGCTATTGCACACTCACATGTGCTATTCAATTgtagtgaaatagatttcttacgaac AGAGCATCTGAATATTCTTAGTCATCAAAATCTGAAAAAACGTAAGTGTGACATTCAACATTTACATAGTCAGGAGTTTAAGGAGTGGCT TGATGATATAACTGAGCCAAACTTATTACTGTATAAACAAATTGCCTCAAATCAGGTTGATGAGGACATGACTAGTCGGGataacagaatcacaagtgatataGAGACATTGGAAAACGGTCCAAGTGAGGTTGTAAAGAAATATAAGGGATATATCATAAATGGTTTCCGATTTCACATTAAAGATGTAGAGAAGAATGGGACAACACAAAATAGCAGAGTCATACTTTAG